Proteins encoded within one genomic window of Glycine soja cultivar W05 chromosome 1, ASM419377v2, whole genome shotgun sequence:
- the LOC114417325 gene encoding uncharacterized protein ycf20-like yields the protein MLFATRMRSSSCMTRAQVKSLDCVGSGVSKVGLAVFFYKTTFGQKQCCPSFFGFAQPCLTVNFKRMIWSVRSSLNDSSFSPSTSNGSNGRTRIIRVIQEFQTKLGSKIQEVKKNLPMKLLFFLVGFYCATAFATVIGQTGDWDILSAALAVAVVEGIGALMYRASLPLVSKSRSLISLFNYWKAGLTLGLFLDSFKY from the exons ATGTTGTTCGCAACTAGAATGAGGTCATCCAGTTGTATGACTCGTGCACAAGTTAAATCTCTCGATTGTGTCGGTTCAGGAGTTTCTAAAGTTGGTCTTGCTGTATTCTTTTACAAAACCACGTTTGGCCAGAAGCAATGCTGTCCAAGCTTCTTCGGTTTTGCTCAACCTTGTTTAACTGTCAATTTCAA GAGGATGATTTGGTCAGTTAGAAGCAGCTTAAATGACAGCAGTTTTAGTCCTTCCACTTCAAATGGCTCTAATGGAAGGACCCGCATAATTAGAGTGATTCAAGAGTTTCAGACCAAGTTAGGTTCTAAAATTCAGGAGGTAAAGAAAAATCTTCCGATGAAGCTGCTTTTCTTCTTGGTTGGATTTTATTGCGCAACGGCCTTTGCCACTGTTATTGGACAAACTGGTGACTGGGATATTCTGTCTGCTGCTTTGGCTGTGGCGGTTGTGGAAGGCATTGGGGCTCTCATGTACAGGGCTTCTCTTCCTTTAGTTAGCAAGAGTAGGAGCCTTATTTCCTTGTTTAATTATTGGAAGGCTGGTCTTACACTGGGACTTTTCTTAGATTCCTTCAAATATTGA